A part of Pseudomonas sp. HR96 genomic DNA contains:
- a CDS encoding DUF4845 domain-containing protein, which produces MKSAVSQKGLSLVGWLIALFIIGFIVSAAFKVVPHYLDDMAMKKIITAISTDKADEVSSVDDFYTHVARGMQVNNIRDLDLKTALSVTEQRDQYLAHLQYEKREPLVGNIDLVVKFDHEFSVRKP; this is translated from the coding sequence ATGAAGTCTGCCGTTTCGCAAAAAGGTCTGTCCCTGGTCGGCTGGCTGATTGCACTTTTCATCATCGGGTTCATTGTTTCAGCGGCCTTCAAGGTCGTGCCGCACTACCTCGATGACATGGCGATGAAGAAGATCATCACCGCAATATCCACCGACAAGGCCGACGAAGTCAGCAGTGTCGACGATTTTTACACCCATGTCGCCAGGGGCATGCAGGTCAACAATATCCGGGATCTGGATTTGAAAACTGCGTTGAGCGTCACCGAGCAGAGGGATCAATACCTCGCTCATCTACAATATGAAAAACGTGAGCCACTGGTGGGTAACATTGACCTGGTGGTGAAATTCGACCACGAATTCAGCGTGCGTAAACCGTGA
- the rnc gene encoding ribonuclease III, with the protein MSFSLNRLERQLGYTFKDQELMVLALTHRSYAGRNNERLEFLGDAILNFVAGEALFERFPQAREGQLSRLRARLVKGETLALLARGFELGEYLRLGSGELKSGGFRRESILADALEALIGAIYLDAGMETARDRVLAWLTSEFASLTLVDTNKDPKTRLQEYLQSRGCELPRYEVVDIQGEPHCRTFFVECEIILLNEKSRGQGVSRRIAEQVAASVALIALGVENCND; encoded by the coding sequence GTGAGCTTCTCTTTGAATCGCCTTGAGCGCCAGCTCGGCTACACCTTCAAGGACCAGGAACTGATGGTCCTGGCCCTGACCCACCGCAGCTACGCCGGTCGCAACAACGAGCGGCTGGAGTTTCTCGGTGACGCCATCCTCAACTTCGTCGCCGGCGAGGCGCTGTTCGAGCGCTTTCCCCAGGCGCGTGAAGGCCAGCTGTCGCGCCTGCGCGCGCGCCTGGTCAAGGGCGAGACGCTGGCCCTGCTGGCCCGTGGCTTCGAGCTGGGCGAGTACCTGCGCCTGGGCTCCGGCGAGCTGAAGAGCGGTGGCTTTCGCCGTGAATCGATCCTTGCCGATGCCCTGGAAGCCTTGATCGGCGCCATATACCTGGACGCGGGCATGGAAACCGCGCGTGACCGCGTGCTGGCCTGGCTGACCAGCGAATTCGCCAGCCTGACGCTGGTGGACACCAACAAAGACCCCAAGACCCGCCTGCAGGAATACCTGCAGTCACGGGGTTGCGAGCTGCCGCGTTACGAGGTGGTGGATATCCAGGGCGAACCGCATTGCCGGACGTTTTTCGTCGAATGTGAAATCATCCTTTTGAACGAAAAAAGCCGGGGCCAGGGCGTCAGCCGACGCATCGCCGAGCAGGTCGCGGCTTCCGTCGCCCTGATTGCCCTGGGTGTGGAGAACTGCAATGACTGA
- the era gene encoding GTPase Era, with product MTDTTPIIETGDGAVTRCGYVAIVGRPNVGKSTLLNHILGQKLAITSRKPQTTRHNMLGIKTEGDVQAIYVDTPGMHKGGEKALNRYMNKTASAALKDVDVVIFVVDQTKWTEEDQMVLERIQYVEGPVIVAINKTDRIEDKAALMPHLTWLQEQLPKAKIVPISAQQGHNLEALEGLIAGHLPENDHFFPEDQITDRSSRFLAAELVREKIMRQLGAELPYQITVEIEEFKQQGKTLHIHALILVERDGQKKIIIGDKGERIKRIGTEARKDMEVLFDSKVMLNLWVKVKGGWSDDERALRSLGYGDL from the coding sequence ATGACTGATACAACCCCCATCATCGAAACCGGCGACGGCGCCGTGACCCGCTGTGGCTACGTGGCCATCGTCGGGCGCCCCAACGTCGGCAAGTCGACGCTGCTCAACCACATCCTCGGCCAGAAGCTGGCGATCACCTCGCGCAAGCCGCAGACCACGCGGCACAACATGCTCGGTATCAAGACCGAGGGCGACGTGCAGGCCATCTACGTCGATACTCCGGGCATGCACAAGGGCGGCGAGAAAGCGCTCAACCGCTACATGAACAAGACTGCCTCGGCGGCCTTGAAAGATGTCGATGTAGTGATCTTCGTGGTCGACCAGACGAAGTGGACAGAAGAGGACCAGATGGTCCTCGAGCGTATCCAGTACGTCGAGGGCCCGGTGATCGTGGCCATCAACAAGACCGACCGCATCGAGGACAAGGCCGCGCTGATGCCGCACCTGACCTGGCTGCAGGAGCAGTTGCCGAAGGCCAAGATCGTGCCGATTTCCGCTCAGCAGGGACACAACCTCGAAGCGCTGGAAGGACTGATCGCCGGCCACCTGCCGGAAAACGACCACTTCTTCCCGGAAGACCAGATCACTGACCGCAGCAGCCGCTTCCTGGCCGCAGAACTGGTGCGCGAGAAGATCATGCGCCAGCTCGGTGCCGAGCTGCCCTACCAGATCACTGTAGAAATCGAAGAATTCAAGCAGCAGGGCAAGACCCTGCACATCCACGCCCTGATTCTGGTGGAGCGCGACGGCCAGAAGAAAATCATCATCGGCGACAAGGGCGAGCGCATCAAGCGCATCGGCACCGAGGCGCGCAAGGATATGGAAGTGCTGTTCGACTCCAAGGTCATGCTCAACCTCTGGGTCAAGGTCAAGGGTGGCTGGTCCGACGACGAGCGCGCCCTGCGCTCGCTGGGCTACGGCGATCTCTGA
- the recO gene encoding DNA repair protein RecO — MSEPAAAQPAYVLHSRAYRESSALVDYFTPQGRLRAVLRSARGKAGTLARPFVPLEVEFRGRGELKNVGRMESAGIAAWMVGDALFSGLYLNELIIRVLPAEDPHPALFEHYAATLQALAVGRPIEPLLRSFEWRLLDDLGYGFALATDVNDLPVVADGLYRLQVDAGLERVELFQPGLLKGCDLLAMAEADWSAPGALAAAKRLMRQALAPHLGGKPLVSRELFRKP, encoded by the coding sequence ATCTCTGAGCCGGCGGCCGCCCAGCCGGCCTACGTGCTGCACTCGCGCGCCTATCGAGAGAGCAGCGCGCTGGTCGACTATTTCACACCCCAGGGCCGCCTGCGTGCTGTGCTGCGCAGTGCTCGCGGCAAGGCGGGTACCCTGGCCAGGCCGTTCGTGCCACTGGAAGTGGAATTTCGCGGGCGCGGCGAGCTGAAGAACGTCGGGCGCATGGAAAGTGCCGGCATCGCCGCCTGGATGGTCGGGGATGCCCTGTTCAGCGGCCTGTACCTCAACGAGCTGATCATTCGCGTACTTCCCGCCGAAGACCCGCATCCCGCGCTGTTCGAGCACTACGCTGCGACCTTGCAGGCGCTGGCCGTTGGCCGACCGATCGAGCCGCTGTTGCGCTCGTTCGAATGGCGGCTGCTCGACGACCTCGGGTATGGCTTTGCCCTGGCCACTGACGTCAACGACCTGCCCGTCGTCGCCGACGGTCTCTATCGCCTGCAGGTGGACGCCGGGCTGGAGCGGGTCGAGCTGTTTCAGCCCGGGCTGCTCAAGGGCTGCGACCTGCTGGCCATGGCCGAAGCCGACTGGAGCGCCCCCGGCGCCCTGGCCGCCGCCAAACGCCTGATGCGCCAGGCACTGGCGCCGCATCTGGGCGGCAAGCCGCTGGTCAGCCGGGAATTGTTTCGCAAACCCTGA
- the pdxJ gene encoding pyridoxine 5'-phosphate synthase: MTTSNRILLGVNIDHVATLRQARGTRYPDPVKAALDAEEAGADGITVHLREDRRHIQERDVLVLKDVLQTRMNFEMGVTEPMLAFAEQIRPAHICLVPETRQELTTEGGLDVAGQEERIKAAVQRLARLGCEVSLFIDADERQIEASRRIGAPAIELHTGRYADAQTPTEVAEELGRIADGVAFGLSQGLIVNAGHGLHYHNVEAVAAIKGINELNIGHALVAHALFVGFKGAVAEMKALILAASR; encoded by the coding sequence GTGACTACCAGCAACCGCATCCTTCTCGGCGTCAACATCGACCACGTGGCCACCTTGCGCCAGGCGCGCGGCACGCGGTACCCCGACCCGGTCAAGGCTGCGCTGGATGCCGAGGAAGCGGGCGCCGACGGCATTACCGTGCACCTGCGCGAAGACCGCCGGCACATCCAGGAGCGTGACGTGCTGGTGCTCAAGGACGTGCTGCAGACCCGCATGAACTTCGAGATGGGTGTTACCGAGCCGATGCTGGCGTTCGCCGAGCAGATCCGCCCGGCGCACATTTGCCTGGTGCCGGAAACACGCCAGGAGCTGACCACCGAAGGTGGCCTGGACGTGGCGGGCCAGGAGGAGCGCATCAAGGCGGCGGTGCAGCGCCTGGCGCGGCTGGGTTGCGAGGTGTCGCTGTTCATCGACGCCGACGAGCGCCAGATCGAAGCCTCGCGGCGCATCGGCGCGCCGGCCATTGAACTGCACACCGGCCGCTACGCCGATGCGCAGACGCCGACCGAAGTGGCCGAAGAGCTGGGCCGCATTGCCGATGGCGTGGCGTTTGGCTTGAGTCAGGGGCTGATCGTCAATGCCGGGCACGGCCTGCATTACCACAATGTGGAAGCCGTGGCGGCGATCAAGGGCATCAACGAGTTGAATATCGGCCACGCGCTGGTGGCGCACGCCCTGTTCGTCGGCTTCAAGGGCGCAGTGGCCGAGATGAAGGCGTTGATTCTGGCGGCAAGCCGCTAA
- the nadE gene encoding ammonia-dependent NAD(+) synthetase, whose protein sequence is MSNRQSEIAAALAVVPPFADTAALQAEVDKRKAFIKQCLRSAGLKVLVLGISGGVDSLTAGRLAQLSVEELRNETGDDAYTFIAVRLPYNVQHDEEDASASMRFIKADVEDTVNIAGAVLGLSEQVIHLQGLTDARRDFVVGNAKARIRMVAQYTIANANNGLVIGTDHAAEAVMGFFTKFGDGACDLAPLSGLVKGQVRAIARHLGAPESLVLKVPTADLEELRPGKPDEESHGVTYAEIDAFLHGEPVRDEAYQIIVRTYDITRHKRELPFVPS, encoded by the coding sequence ATGAGCAACCGCCAAAGCGAAATCGCTGCCGCCCTGGCCGTGGTACCGCCTTTTGCCGACACCGCTGCCCTGCAGGCCGAGGTCGACAAGCGCAAGGCCTTCATCAAGCAGTGCCTGCGCAGCGCCGGCCTCAAGGTGCTGGTGCTGGGCATCAGCGGTGGCGTCGACTCGCTGACCGCGGGGCGCCTGGCGCAACTGTCGGTCGAGGAACTGCGCAACGAGACCGGCGACGACGCCTACACCTTCATTGCCGTGCGCCTGCCCTACAACGTCCAGCACGACGAAGAGGACGCCTCGGCCTCGATGCGCTTCATCAAGGCCGACGTCGAAGACACCGTGAACATTGCCGGTGCGGTGCTCGGCCTCAGCGAGCAGGTGATTCACCTGCAAGGCCTGACCGATGCGCGCCGCGACTTCGTGGTCGGCAACGCCAAGGCGCGCATTCGCATGGTCGCGCAATACACCATCGCCAACGCCAACAACGGCCTGGTGATCGGCACCGACCATGCGGCCGAAGCGGTGATGGGGTTCTTTACCAAGTTCGGTGACGGCGCTTGCGACCTGGCGCCACTCAGTGGCCTGGTCAAGGGCCAGGTGCGAGCCATTGCCCGGCACCTGGGCGCGCCGGAAAGCCTGGTGCTGAAGGTGCCGACGGCCGACCTGGAAGAACTTCGCCCGGGCAAGCCCGACGAGGAGTCCCATGGCGTGACCTATGCCGAGATCGATGCCTTCCTGCACGGCGAGCCGGTGCGCGACGAGGCCTATCAGATCATCGTGCGCACCTATGACATCACCCGGCACAAGCGCGAATTGCCGTTTGTGCCGAGCTGA